The Elusimicrobiota bacterium sequence AGTAAAACGGCAATGGCAAAAAAAATGCATACCAGCAGAGCATCGCTTAATAGGTTGTTGGATGAAGAAGACACCAGTTTAACCCTTACAACCTTAGTGAGTGCCGCCGCCGCTCTTGGAAAAAAAGTAAGAATAGAGCTGGAATCAGTC is a genomic window containing:
- a CDS encoding XRE family transcriptional regulator, which encodes MNNQHKENLHIGSSFDDFLSEEAILEEVTAVATKRVIAWQISEGMSSLKLSKTAMAKKMHTSRASLNRLLDEEDTSLTLTTLVSAAAALGKKVRIELESV